A single window of Grus americana isolate bGruAme1 chromosome 10, bGruAme1.mat, whole genome shotgun sequence DNA harbors:
- the LOC129210742 gene encoding mesoderm posterior protein 1-like translates to MARSAAPGLPLPATALLQDWGRRAPPDPEGYSSSSPAASPDSCGLSSPAAARGPCRGPAAPRLRGGPGGRKGARGSGGPRQSASEREKLRMRRLAQALLRLRHYLPPALAPAGQSLTKIETLRLAIRYIAHLSALLGLSEEALARRRGAAPRHCPLCPQGLGCCQPPEPRLRPPPPRDASPPGTVGWGSPPVAGTPPELHGVAGTGTGGWGSPRYGPAAGTPPEVLGAPDVGTGAWESPPYIPAAGTPPELHGAVVSNASSWLSPPHCAGAGAPPDLPGDPLLDAGLMLPEFVDAGTVTQELSADLLSLLEALLPPQPQD, encoded by the exons ATGGCCCGCTCGGCAGCCCCCGGCCTCCCGCTCCCCGCCACGGCCCTGCTGCAGGACTGGGGCCGCCGCGCACCCCCGGACCCCGAGGGCTACAGCAGCAGCTCGCCCGCAGCCTCGCCCGACTCCTGCGGCCTCTcgtcccccgccgccgcccgggggccctgccgcggccccgccgccccccgcctgcggggcggccccgggggcaGGAAGGGGGCCCGGGGCTCGGGGGGCCCGCGGCAGAGCGCCAGCGAGCGGGAGAAGCTGCGGATGCGGCGGCTGGCGCAGGCTCTGCTGCGGCTGCGGCACTACCTGCCGCCTGCGCTGGCACCCGCGGGGCAGAGCCTGACCAAGATCGAGACCCTGCGCCTCGCCATCCGCTACATCGCCCACCTCTCGGCCCTGCTGGGGCTCAGCGAGGAGGCGCtggcccggcggcggggggcggcccccCGGCActgccccctctgcccccagggcctggggtgctgccagcccccggAGCCCCGCctgcgcccgccgcccccgcgggATGCTTCGCCCCCTGGCACTGTGGGCTGGGGGTCACCTCCCGtggcggggacccccccggagCTGCACGGGGTTGCTGGAACGGGgacagggggctgggggtcaccCCGCTATGGCCCCGctgcggggacccccccagagGTGCTTGGGGCTCCCGACGTGGGGACGGGGGCCTGGGAGTCGCCTCCCTACATCCCTgcagcggggacccccccggagCTGCACGGGGCTGTCGTCTCCAACGCGTCCTCCTGGCTGTCCCCCCCTCACTGCGCAGGGGCAGGGGCCCCCCCGGACCTCCCCGGCGACCCCCTCCTGGACGCGGGGCTGATGCTGCCGGAGTTCGTGGATGCAGGGACGGTCACCCAG GAACTCTCCGCGGACCTGCTCTCTCTCTTGGAGGCTCTGCTCCCGCCGCAGCCCCAGGACTGA